One genomic window of Deinococcus sp. QL22 includes the following:
- a CDS encoding aspartate aminotransferase family protein, whose protein sequence is MTVLTNTQRWLDSEHRYDSGVFNKHPLVLVRGQNTTVWDAEGRAYLDCATGAGVASVGHCNPDVVRAIQQQAATLLTVAQTIPNDKRAEFLEVLTSLLPDPLHRVFLCSSGTEAMEAAKKFAVTATRRSKFIAMKRGFSGRSLGALAFTWEPAYREPFGAILDSANVEFIAYGDTEALQAALDDSVAAVILEPVQGEGGVRPADLTFMQVARDLTRQHGALLILDEIQTGFGRTGKMFAMEHFGIVPDGITLAKAMGGGIPIGAFVTTADVASRMPKGGHGGTFGGNPLAMAAGTAAMRFTAREHLPEQAAEKGAYFLQQLRAITSPKIREVRGLGLMIGVELKQKSAPIIAALEQDEGVLALPATSLVVRFLPPLTITHDEIDQVVTAFERVLQRS, encoded by the coding sequence ATGACAGTCCTCACCAACACCCAGCGCTGGCTGGACAGCGAGCACCGCTATGACAGCGGTGTCTTCAACAAGCACCCGCTCGTTCTCGTGCGTGGTCAGAACACCACGGTCTGGGACGCCGAAGGCCGCGCCTACCTGGACTGCGCTACAGGCGCCGGCGTCGCCTCCGTCGGCCATTGCAACCCAGACGTGGTCCGCGCCATCCAGCAACAGGCCGCAACGCTCCTGACCGTCGCTCAAACCATTCCCAATGACAAGCGCGCTGAGTTCCTTGAGGTCCTCACCAGCCTGCTCCCCGATCCTCTCCACCGTGTATTCCTATGCAGTAGCGGCACAGAAGCCATGGAAGCCGCGAAGAAGTTTGCGGTCACTGCTACACGCCGCAGCAAATTCATCGCCATGAAACGGGGCTTTTCAGGACGCAGCCTGGGTGCCCTCGCCTTTACCTGGGAACCCGCGTACCGTGAACCCTTCGGCGCCATTCTTGACAGTGCAAACGTCGAATTTATCGCGTACGGTGATACGGAGGCCCTGCAAGCGGCTCTTGACGACTCGGTTGCTGCCGTGATCCTCGAACCTGTACAGGGGGAGGGCGGCGTCCGCCCCGCGGACCTCACCTTCATGCAGGTCGCGCGTGACCTGACCCGTCAACACGGCGCGTTGTTGATTCTCGACGAAATTCAGACCGGGTTCGGCCGCACAGGCAAGATGTTTGCCATGGAGCATTTTGGAATCGTTCCAGACGGCATTACACTCGCCAAAGCGATGGGAGGCGGCATTCCTATCGGCGCCTTTGTCACGACGGCGGACGTGGCGTCCCGCATGCCGAAGGGCGGGCACGGTGGGACGTTCGGTGGCAACCCCCTGGCCATGGCAGCCGGTACGGCCGCAATGCGGTTTACGGCACGGGAACACTTGCCGGAGCAGGCCGCAGAGAAGGGGGCGTATTTCCTGCAGCAACTGCGCGCCATCACCAGCCCTAAAATTCGCGAGGTGCGTGGGCTGGGCTTGATGATAGGCGTAGAACTCAAGCAAAAGAGCGCGCCCATCATCGCTGCCTTGGAACAAGATGAGGGGGTGCTGGCTCTGCCGGCGACCTCGCTGGTGGTTCGATTTCTCCCCCCTCTGACCATCACGCATGACGAAATTGATCAGGTGGTGACAGCATTTGAGCGGGTCTTGCAACGAAGCTGA
- a CDS encoding transposase codes for MLTSLEAALKELEQAMAALVAQVAPALLTLRGIGVVLAGTVLAEVGDVKRFENVHHFASDCGAAPVERGSGKNTRWCVNISGNRQLNRVLHLMALTRLRCEERTRTFVTKKEQEGKTKRAALRALKTHLAWELYRTLQTSHVDGLRPAPS; via the coding sequence GTGCTGACATCGTTGGAAGCAGCGCTGAAGGAACTGGAGCAAGCCATGGCGGCATTGGTGGCCCAGGTTGCTCCCGCCCTATTGACGTTACGGGGGATCGGCGTGGTGCTCGCAGGCACCGTGTTGGCTGAAGTCGGTGATGTCAAGCGGTTTGAGAATGTCCATCACTTCGCCAGTGATTGCGGCGCTGCACCAGTGGAGCGGGGGAGCGGAAAGAACACGCGCTGGTGCGTCAATATCAGCGGCAATCGGCAACTCAATAGAGTGCTTCACCTGATGGCGCTCACCCGGTTGAGGTGTGAAGAGCGCACCAGAACATTCGTGACGAAGAAGGAGCAAGAAGGAAAAACGAAACGGGCTGCACTTCGCGCGCTCAAGACTCACTTGGCTTGGGAGTTATACCGAACATTGCAGACCAGCCATGTTGACGGCCTCCGCCCAGCCCCCTCTTAG
- a CDS encoding IS110 family transposase, translated as MIILGLDPHPTTHTAIALDSRGVILDSLSVQNDADGLHQLWLWSGRFKQPCWAIEGAGNRDVAPLLALLLARDASVYHIHPSLTSQYRARRGKKKNDLVDAENVARVLLANPQLPPYRPCQQRTRLQELSRSARPTK; from the coding sequence ATGATCATTCTTGGACTTGATCCCCACCCAACAACTCACACCGCCATTGCTCTCGACTCGCGTGGCGTCATTCTCGACAGCCTCAGCGTCCAAAACGACGCCGACGGTCTCCACCAGTTGTGGCTCTGGTCGGGTCGTTTTAAACAGCCTTGCTGGGCGATTGAAGGCGCAGGCAACCGTGATGTGGCTCCCCTACTGGCGTTGCTCTTGGCCAGGGACGCATCGGTGTATCACATCCATCCCAGCCTGACCAGCCAATACCGAGCGCGTCGGGGGAAGAAGAAGAACGACTTGGTCGATGCCGAGAACGTCGCTCGGGTGCTGTTGGCCAACCCGCAACTTCCGCCCTACCGGCCGTGTCAGCAGCGCACCCGGTTGCAGGAATTGTCCCGCAGCGCAAGGCCAACCAAATGA
- a CDS encoding FAD-dependent monooxygenase — MTPRVLIVGAGIGGLGLAQALIRTGMQVKIIEKVACWRPVGAGLILSGNALRVMNRLGLSESLMQVGHPLAAASLTDAGGRLLQTISYGASGGAVALRRADLQAVLSQGLTEQIYFATTLQALHQTTEGVDVTLSDESAHQFDVVVGADGLHSAVRHLVFGDLPKQYAGYTSWRFVVSSSGPQHAVEMWGRGCRLGLVPLGGGQTYGYVTANALEGQSGDSLNRAAEVRARCTEFGGVGPELLSSLQTDIPVIRTDIHEVHLPRWVQGRVALLGDAAHAMTPNLGQGAAMSLEDAWVLGQQLKAAPNVPAALARYEALRRRRVNQVQTASHFLGRVGQLEADGLRRLRDVGMRLTPPLLARWSTSRLFQTELD; from the coding sequence ATGACACCCCGTGTTCTGATTGTGGGTGCTGGTATTGGAGGGCTGGGACTGGCTCAGGCGCTGATTCGTACTGGAATGCAGGTCAAAATCATCGAAAAGGTGGCCTGCTGGCGGCCGGTGGGCGCTGGCCTGATTCTCAGTGGCAATGCCCTGCGGGTCATGAACCGGCTGGGACTGTCCGAATCGCTCATGCAGGTCGGCCATCCACTCGCGGCCGCCTCGCTCACAGACGCGGGGGGCCGACTCCTTCAGACCATCTCGTATGGGGCCTCTGGGGGTGCTGTTGCCTTGCGCCGTGCCGACCTGCAGGCGGTATTGAGCCAGGGTCTGACAGAACAGATTTACTTCGCGACCACACTGCAGGCGCTGCATCAGACCACTGAGGGTGTGGACGTCACCCTCAGTGACGAATCGGCACATCAGTTTGACGTTGTGGTGGGGGCCGACGGCCTCCACTCGGCCGTCCGGCACCTTGTATTTGGGGACTTGCCGAAGCAGTACGCAGGCTACACCAGCTGGCGCTTTGTGGTCAGCTCCTCTGGCCCCCAGCACGCAGTTGAAATGTGGGGCCGGGGCTGTCGACTGGGGCTGGTTCCCCTTGGAGGCGGGCAAACCTACGGGTACGTCACGGCCAACGCCCTGGAAGGGCAATCTGGCGACTCCCTGAACCGCGCCGCGGAGGTGCGGGCGCGCTGCACCGAGTTCGGGGGCGTTGGCCCCGAACTGCTGTCATCCCTTCAGACGGACATCCCAGTGATTCGAACTGACATTCATGAGGTGCACTTGCCCCGCTGGGTGCAGGGCCGCGTCGCTCTGTTGGGCGACGCCGCCCACGCCATGACGCCCAACCTCGGCCAAGGTGCCGCCATGAGCTTGGAGGACGCCTGGGTTCTGGGTCAACAACTGAAGGCTGCTCCGAACGTGCCTGCAGCGTTGGCACGGTATGAGGCCCTCCGGCGGCGCCGGGTGAACCAAGTTCAAACCGCTTCTCACTTCCTGGGGCGCGTCGGCCAACTGGAAGCAGACGGATTGCGGAGGCTCCGGGATGTGGGGATGCGGCTCACGCCGCCGCTCCTCGCGCGTTGGTCAACCAGCAGGCTCTTTCAAACTGAACTGGACTAA
- a CDS encoding TetR/AcrR family transcriptional regulator, producing MSRRERHKQDKLERIHAAALALFTQQGYEATTVRQIAAEADVATGTVFRYASDKADLLLMVFHDVIAQTIKLALHPGRLEGPLMQVLPQVFDPFFAFYETRQVLASDFLRLVLFHQSPWRTREIKQGQAFVQQLAELLKQRQQGGEVSADVDPHIAAVAVFSLYQACLVNWLSGGATLIDTRHQLEALLQLQVRALHPGAGTP from the coding sequence TTGAGCCGCCGTGAACGTCATAAGCAAGACAAACTGGAGCGGATCCACGCCGCAGCACTAGCGCTTTTCACCCAGCAGGGTTACGAGGCCACCACCGTACGTCAGATTGCTGCAGAAGCGGATGTCGCCACCGGGACTGTCTTCCGGTACGCCTCCGATAAGGCCGATCTGCTGCTCATGGTCTTCCATGATGTTATTGCCCAGACGATCAAGTTAGCCCTGCACCCGGGCCGCCTGGAGGGACCGCTGATGCAAGTGCTTCCCCAAGTGTTCGATCCTTTTTTTGCATTTTACGAGACGCGTCAGGTCCTGGCCAGTGATTTTCTTCGCCTGGTGCTCTTTCACCAGAGTCCGTGGCGTACTCGGGAAATAAAGCAGGGCCAGGCTTTTGTGCAGCAGTTGGCCGAACTGCTCAAGCAGCGGCAACAGGGGGGCGAGGTTTCGGCCGATGTCGACCCCCACATCGCAGCCGTCGCGGTCTTTTCGCTGTATCAGGCCTGTCTGGTGAACTGGTTGAGCGGTGGAGCCACGCTGATTGACACCCGGCATCAACTGGAGGCGCTGCTGCAGCTGCAGGTTCGGGCACTACACCCCGGTGCAGGAACACCATGA
- a CDS encoding DUF6463 family protein has product MNTFIIEHIQKELSMYLWAGRLLIGVALIHLCLALASVIPHLAVLAPDGLLGVIGAPWHPPHLDRQAAFWSSLGSFAGTQLLWGIWIMSTARAGHRFPRGTGLALLVLTAVQVTLAPLSGFWVNFIPALLLMSGDVPARGVCADQATQ; this is encoded by the coding sequence ATGAACACGTTCATTATCGAACACATTCAAAAGGAGCTGAGCATGTACCTATGGGCAGGACGTCTCTTGATCGGCGTGGCTTTGATCCACCTGTGCCTGGCCTTGGCCAGCGTCATTCCTCATCTGGCCGTCCTGGCACCAGACGGACTCCTGGGCGTCATAGGCGCGCCCTGGCACCCGCCACACTTGGACCGACAGGCCGCCTTCTGGAGTTCACTCGGAAGTTTTGCTGGCACACAGCTGTTATGGGGCATCTGGATCATGTCCACAGCCCGAGCGGGACACCGGTTTCCCAGAGGCACCGGACTGGCATTGCTGGTCTTGACGGCCGTTCAGGTCACTCTGGCTCCGCTCAGTGGATTTTGGGTCAACTTCATTCCTGCTTTGCTGCTGATGTCCGGTGACGTTCCAGCCAGGGGCGTCTGCGCGGATCAGGCAACCCAGTGA